A genomic segment from Tuwongella immobilis encodes:
- a CDS encoding KilA-N domain-containing protein, producing MTAMMQREIIGSVVEIREDGFINATQLCKAAGKLFAHYMSSGPTKQFLAALESDIGKPISALIEVRKGGSGPQGTWVHPRVAIDLARWCSPQFAVTVNGWIFELMTRGSASAQPSVPAQPTPPLPAPESSPAPDKGPLALTLSPHATHFDILEYMLSQGKNPSARQVFLAKKITKAIMQVAGYEMRRDGRIDFLYLRLVSLAISAASIIDEIMSEKPENYFGLDD from the coding sequence ATGACAGCGATGATGCAGCGAGAGATCATTGGCTCGGTTGTCGAAATTCGGGAAGATGGGTTCATCAACGCGACGCAGCTTTGCAAAGCGGCAGGCAAATTGTTTGCTCACTACATGAGTTCTGGGCCAACGAAGCAGTTCCTTGCGGCCCTGGAGAGCGATATCGGTAAACCGATATCGGCTCTGATCGAGGTCCGAAAGGGTGGGTCTGGTCCTCAAGGCACCTGGGTCCACCCACGAGTAGCGATCGACTTAGCTCGGTGGTGCAGCCCTCAGTTCGCAGTGACGGTGAACGGCTGGATCTTCGAGCTGATGACTCGGGGTAGCGCATCGGCACAGCCATCGGTCCCAGCCCAGCCGACACCACCCTTGCCAGCGCCGGAATCGTCACCAGCGCCGGACAAAGGCCCGCTCGCTTTGACTCTCAGCCCGCACGCCACGCACTTCGACATTCTCGAATACATGCTTTCTCAGGGGAAGAACCCCTCAGCGAGGCAAGTCTTTCTGGCCAAGAAGATCACCAAGGCCATCATGCAAGTGGCGGGCTATGAGATGCGTCGAGATGGCCGGATCGACTTTCTGTACCTTCGGTTGGTGAGTTTAGCCATCTCGGCCGCTTCGATCATTGATGAGATCATGTCGGAGAAACCCGAAAACTACTTCGGTCTCGATGACTGA
- a CDS encoding LexA family protein yields MTEQTFGEAVKEARKRKGMTQAELAELVGVTQGGLGHIETGRNGVERDPTIVMRMEAALGMPPGTLLRYLPENHPIRQVAEIEIPILGHVGAGPACADAADPEERLGVGEAFAGCVAYRVRGDSMLSEHIQSGDYIIVRADPSPQPGEIVVAWVEELEGCVCKKLTRSNRLVSDNNWSHKLTDSDRIYGAMVAVVRITSKLYRHA; encoded by the coding sequence ATGACTGAGCAGACATTTGGTGAGGCCGTCAAGGAAGCTCGGAAGCGGAAAGGAATGACCCAAGCGGAATTGGCCGAACTTGTCGGCGTAACCCAGGGAGGGCTTGGGCATATTGAAACCGGAAGGAATGGTGTCGAACGTGATCCAACAATCGTGATGCGGATGGAAGCAGCGTTAGGGATGCCTCCAGGGACTCTTTTGCGATACCTCCCCGAAAACCATCCCATCCGACAGGTTGCAGAAATCGAGATCCCGATTCTTGGACACGTCGGTGCGGGGCCAGCATGCGCGGACGCTGCTGATCCAGAAGAACGCCTCGGGGTGGGTGAGGCGTTTGCCGGATGTGTTGCCTATCGCGTCCGAGGTGATTCAATGCTCAGTGAGCATATTCAGAGTGGCGACTACATTATCGTGCGGGCAGACCCATCCCCCCAGCCGGGAGAAATCGTTGTCGCTTGGGTCGAAGAGCTTGAAGGGTGTGTCTGCAAGAAACTGACTCGTTCCAATCGATTGGTGAGTGACAATAATTGGAGCCACAAGCTGACAGATTCTGATCGGATCTATGGGGCAATGGTTGCGGTTGTTCGAATCACCTCAAAATTATACCGACATGCGTAA
- a CDS encoding sigma-70 family RNA polymerase sigma factor translates to MTPEQLVEAHLDLPTMIVSAYCKSRPSMRKHFDDLMSYGMEALWESAQRYESDIALFSTYAIHRIRWSCVDTARRIYGRPGRSNKRSPMLFTDFFSGNFRSVSRAEHDIFAVECDIPDDDPMTNGQWDRLLRCLSPHYRKVVEMRFRLGKSYAWIARDMGINVHTAMSIVSQAIKRMRKFSEVAA, encoded by the coding sequence ATGACACCCGAGCAACTGGTGGAGGCGCACCTGGATTTGCCCACGATGATTGTGTCGGCTTACTGTAAGTCGCGGCCATCGATGCGAAAGCACTTCGACGATCTGATGTCCTATGGCATGGAGGCTCTTTGGGAGTCGGCACAGCGGTACGAGTCAGATATTGCCTTATTTTCAACCTATGCCATCCACCGGATTCGGTGGTCGTGTGTCGATACCGCGAGACGGATTTACGGCCGGCCTGGTCGATCGAACAAGCGATCGCCGATGCTGTTCACCGACTTTTTTTCGGGCAACTTCCGGTCTGTTTCCAGGGCCGAACACGATATTTTCGCTGTTGAGTGTGACATCCCGGATGATGATCCGATGACAAACGGTCAGTGGGATAGGCTGCTCCGATGTCTTAGTCCTCATTACCGCAAAGTTGTCGAGATGCGGTTTCGTCTTGGCAAAAGCTACGCTTGGATCGCCCGAGACATGGGTATCAATGTTCACACTGCTATGTCGATCGTGTCGCAGGCCATCAAGCGAATGCGGAAGTTTTCAGAGGTGGCCGCATGA
- a CDS encoding helix-turn-helix transcriptional regulator produces the protein MTNLLKARQVAEYLCVPYREFLAMVEAGQGPVCILLPSGRRRWRLADVDAWVACHAVSVPAAAAAVATPVPVPPEPAPVPSLNCCSGTTVPETLHNLDCLSRDNQGFRGGQAAQDAGTSAAGENIQEENQSASTDAVGALADQLSEQSLEILQALPEDRTWLKTPSVARRVSPDISPRSGRFRSKIKQLSEKGLIESSNNGLRLTAVGFAVRVRFESEPP, from the coding sequence ATGACGAACCTCCTCAAAGCCCGCCAGGTGGCCGAGTACCTCTGCGTACCCTACCGCGAATTCCTTGCCATGGTCGAGGCTGGCCAAGGGCCGGTCTGCATCCTGCTGCCATCTGGCCGCCGTCGGTGGCGGCTTGCCGATGTCGATGCGTGGGTGGCCTGCCATGCGGTGAGCGTGCCTGCTGCCGCTGCCGCCGTCGCCACTCCGGTGCCTGTCCCACCTGAGCCCGCGCCTGTCCCCTCACTGAATTGCTGTTCAGGGACAACCGTGCCTGAAACACTTCACAACTTGGATTGCTTGTCCCGGGACAATCAAGGATTTCGAGGGGGACAAGCGGCTCAAGATGCGGGGACAAGCGCCGCCGGAGAAAATATTCAGGAAGAAAACCAATCAGCATCGACTGATGCAGTTGGGGCGTTGGCTGATCAACTTTCCGAGCAATCTCTGGAGATTCTACAGGCACTTCCGGAAGATCGAACTTGGCTCAAAACTCCTTCCGTGGCACGTCGCGTAAGTCCTGATATTTCACCGAGATCCGGTCGATTCCGCAGCAAAATCAAGCAGCTCAGCGAAAAAGGTCTGATCGAATCGAGCAACAACGGCTTGCGGCTAACAGCAGTTGGATTTGCGGTTCGGGTGAGGTTCGAAAGCGAGCCCCCCTGA
- a CDS encoding terminase small subunit — protein MLTPKQERFCQEYIVDLNASAAARRAGYSHRTAGSIGEELLRKPEISARIRELKDEQARRTQITADQVLAELARIAYIDPRKLFHPDGSLRSISDLDEDTARAIAAIDIEERLSGRDPVIRTTKKIKLWNKVEALDRLARHFGLFTEKVEVNSKLTVTPMVPVEEMTDEQLAEVARGSGGTPPSASGAS, from the coding sequence ATGTTGACCCCGAAGCAGGAACGTTTTTGTCAGGAATACATTGTCGATCTGAATGCTTCGGCGGCGGCTCGACGTGCTGGGTATTCCCACCGCACTGCTGGCAGCATTGGCGAGGAACTCCTGAGAAAACCTGAAATTTCGGCGCGCATTCGAGAGTTGAAGGACGAGCAGGCACGCCGCACTCAGATCACGGCGGATCAGGTGCTGGCGGAGTTGGCTCGGATCGCTTACATAGATCCGCGGAAGCTGTTTCATCCGGACGGCTCACTCCGATCGATCTCAGATTTGGATGAGGATACTGCCCGAGCGATTGCAGCGATCGATATAGAGGAACGCTTGTCTGGACGTGATCCGGTCATTCGCACAACCAAGAAGATCAAGCTATGGAACAAGGTGGAGGCGCTGGACCGGCTGGCTCGGCACTTTGGGCTGTTCACGGAAAAGGTCGAAGTAAATAGCAAGCTAACAGTGACCCCGATGGTGCCCGTGGAGGAGATGACCGATGAGCAGCTCGCCGAAGTCGCAAGAGGCAGCGGCGGAACTCCTCCGTCGGCGTCAGGCGCGTCGTGA
- a CDS encoding ATP-binding protein has translation MSVLSKIQTTAPALPSRIFLYAPEKWGKSSFAAYAPKPIFVMTEGETGLLSLVESGQVPETAHFPEDCRTWSQLQECVTALRREPHEFRSLVIDTANGAERLLSQHVLDTEYNGKMTGKTGYMSFGEGDRACVPHWVQFLQSLDDLRVKKKMMIILLSHVRTKTVSNPNGPDYDQVRPEGIERLWSLTHKWADIIGNGELDIRVQDEKVTHTGGRVLVTAGNAAVVAGNRYGLPDRIPCGKSAEAGWQNFASAVRAAKSRGQRQPIPEPAKRVDAEPQPQPAPTLPPPPPTPVLTPETAPPPPPTTVADLPTNTVGKLSTRAIELMHKLKLSWTEARQQYSPLIGMPEGEVYKLTDLTPSQLEHLIEMLEESQK, from the coding sequence ATGTCCGTTCTCAGCAAGATCCAGACGACAGCTCCTGCGTTACCGTCGCGGATCTTTCTCTATGCCCCCGAAAAATGGGGCAAATCGAGCTTTGCGGCATACGCACCAAAGCCCATTTTTGTGATGACCGAGGGCGAAACCGGCCTGCTTTCCTTGGTGGAATCGGGGCAAGTACCCGAGACTGCTCACTTCCCGGAAGACTGCCGGACCTGGAGCCAACTGCAAGAGTGCGTCACGGCGCTGCGTCGAGAGCCCCACGAATTCCGATCCTTGGTGATCGACACCGCAAACGGTGCCGAGAGATTGCTGTCGCAGCACGTCTTGGACACCGAATACAACGGCAAGATGACGGGCAAGACGGGCTACATGTCGTTCGGGGAAGGCGATCGGGCCTGTGTTCCGCATTGGGTGCAGTTCCTCCAATCGCTGGATGATCTTCGCGTCAAAAAGAAGATGATGATCATCCTGTTGAGCCATGTCCGCACCAAGACGGTGAGCAACCCAAACGGCCCTGACTATGACCAGGTTCGCCCTGAGGGTATCGAACGATTATGGTCGCTCACACATAAGTGGGCAGACATCATCGGCAATGGTGAGTTGGACATCCGAGTCCAGGATGAGAAAGTCACCCACACCGGTGGCCGGGTCTTGGTCACGGCGGGAAATGCCGCGGTGGTGGCGGGGAACCGCTACGGCCTGCCGGATCGTATCCCATGCGGCAAGTCCGCCGAAGCGGGCTGGCAGAACTTTGCCAGCGCCGTCCGTGCAGCCAAATCTCGGGGCCAGCGTCAGCCGATTCCTGAGCCGGCGAAACGGGTGGATGCAGAACCGCAACCGCAACCAGCCCCAACGCTGCCACCACCGCCACCAACGCCAGTGTTAACCCCGGAAACTGCACCGCCACCGCCACCAACGACAGTTGCCGACTTGCCGACAAACACCGTTGGCAAGCTCTCCACCCGTGCCATCGAACTGATGCACAAACTCAAGCTCTCTTGGACGGAGGCGCGTCAACAGTACAGCCCGTTGATTGGGATGCCGGAAGGGGAGGTTTACAAGCTCACCGATCTGACTCCGTCGCAACTTGAACATCTGATTGAGATGCTGGAGGAGAGCCAAAAGTGA
- a CDS encoding helix-turn-helix transcriptional regulator → MAKIAELKKPDEVPKLTLRCDELARAMGISVISVRRLVKNTDIPKVRLPGSRVIIFPLAEVQEWLSRQVTKGGEANG, encoded by the coding sequence ATGGCGAAGATCGCAGAACTCAAGAAGCCCGATGAAGTCCCGAAGCTCACGCTGCGATGCGATGAGCTGGCCCGTGCGATGGGAATCAGCGTCATCAGCGTGCGGCGGCTGGTCAAGAACACCGACATCCCCAAAGTTCGCCTGCCTGGTTCGCGGGTCATCATTTTCCCGCTCGCTGAGGTCCAAGAATGGCTCTCTCGCCAAGTGACGAAAGGCGGTGAAGCCAATGGGTAA
- a CDS encoding dATP/dGTP pyrophosphohydrolase domain-containing protein, whose translation MRCILEVAQQRGTITPEILGHLYAVLLEAAWEWSEQTFGTAEQRGPKGALLHLEKESREAVEAIGTDNLTEELADCQILIWDAARRAGLGPVELLHAARQKLEKNMARQWPMPTSDQPVEHIREGEE comes from the coding sequence GTGCGTTGCATCCTGGAAGTCGCACAACAACGTGGAACGATCACACCCGAAATCTTGGGGCATCTGTACGCGGTCCTGTTGGAGGCAGCCTGGGAATGGTCCGAACAGACGTTCGGAACCGCCGAGCAACGCGGTCCCAAGGGAGCTTTGCTGCACCTCGAAAAGGAATCCCGCGAAGCCGTCGAGGCGATCGGGACCGACAACCTGACCGAGGAACTGGCCGACTGTCAGATCCTCATCTGGGACGCTGCACGCCGCGCTGGGCTGGGACCAGTCGAGCTGCTCCATGCGGCCAGACAGAAGCTCGAAAAGAACATGGCCCGCCAGTGGCCGATGCCCACGTCCGATCAGCCCGTCGAGCATATCCGGGAGGGCGAAGAATGA
- a CDS encoding terminase large subunit domain-containing protein, with the protein MSSSPKSQEAAAELLRRRQARRDLLEFVRYTKGDYEPNWHHASIARKLDDLATGRITRLMVFAPPRHGKSELVSRRFPAYLLGSHPNTSIIACAHTAELASDMNRDVQQCIMSPEYQRLFPGTSLRPGRANSSTFETVSGGRYICAGVGGPITGRGGDMLIIDDIFKNAEEANSPTIRSKIRRWYETTFRTRAMPGARILITLTRWHPDDLAGQLQALMGSDRHADQWEVLCLPALAGDGTPSEIDPRSPGEALWPARFPVRALMAAKAGCIPADWLALYQQAPIREGGNHFRRDWFRRCRVSQFDTPGDSFILMQPDGSTRRVKREDCQIIVTADPATSEKEHNDPTAIGVYAMTPSGDLLALSVTAEHLDLGVIPERLVAAANAWGATYIALESDGFQVSVARATRTVSGCPAVRELSHEGKGKLSRAIPAIIRAQSGQIYLLQDADGQDLPWVAAFLDECEQFTGLAGNRDDRVDTLAYAVLEMPTLAANGPTWVAASRRARHGASTSDDDDDDVSELPTSRHRW; encoded by the coding sequence ATGAGCAGCTCGCCGAAGTCGCAAGAGGCAGCGGCGGAACTCCTCCGTCGGCGTCAGGCGCGTCGTGACCTTTTGGAGTTTGTGCGATACACCAAGGGCGACTATGAACCCAACTGGCATCATGCGTCCATTGCTCGCAAGCTGGATGACCTTGCCACCGGTCGCATTACGCGGTTGATGGTCTTTGCCCCGCCCCGGCATGGTAAGAGTGAGTTGGTGTCTCGACGTTTCCCCGCGTATCTGCTCGGTTCTCACCCGAACACATCGATCATTGCTTGTGCCCACACCGCCGAGTTAGCCTCTGACATGAATCGGGACGTGCAGCAGTGCATCATGTCGCCCGAGTACCAGCGCCTATTTCCGGGCACGTCATTGCGGCCTGGGCGGGCCAACTCCAGCACGTTCGAGACGGTCTCAGGTGGCCGCTATATCTGTGCGGGTGTGGGCGGTCCGATCACCGGTCGCGGCGGTGACATGCTCATCATCGACGACATTTTCAAGAACGCGGAGGAGGCCAATTCGCCGACCATCCGTTCGAAGATCCGGCGTTGGTACGAGACGACATTTCGCACACGGGCGATGCCTGGTGCCCGCATCCTGATCACGCTCACACGCTGGCACCCCGACGACCTGGCGGGACAGCTCCAAGCACTCATGGGAAGCGATCGGCACGCGGACCAATGGGAGGTCCTCTGTCTTCCCGCGCTGGCCGGAGATGGCACGCCAAGCGAGATTGACCCCCGGTCGCCAGGCGAAGCGTTGTGGCCGGCTCGGTTCCCGGTGCGGGCATTGATGGCCGCGAAGGCGGGTTGCATCCCCGCCGATTGGCTGGCGCTGTATCAACAGGCGCCGATCCGGGAAGGTGGCAACCACTTCCGCCGCGACTGGTTCCGTCGCTGCCGTGTGAGCCAGTTCGACACACCTGGCGATTCGTTCATCCTCATGCAGCCGGACGGGTCAACGCGGCGCGTCAAGCGAGAGGATTGCCAGATCATTGTCACGGCAGACCCAGCGACGAGCGAGAAGGAGCACAACGACCCGACCGCGATCGGCGTGTATGCGATGACGCCAAGCGGCGATCTGCTGGCACTGAGTGTCACCGCCGAGCATTTGGATTTGGGAGTGATCCCCGAGCGGCTGGTGGCGGCTGCCAATGCTTGGGGGGCCACTTACATTGCGCTGGAGTCGGACGGATTCCAGGTCAGCGTTGCACGGGCGACTCGAACCGTCTCTGGCTGTCCTGCCGTGCGGGAGTTGTCGCACGAGGGCAAGGGCAAGCTGTCACGGGCGATCCCCGCGATCATCCGGGCCCAGTCTGGCCAGATCTATTTGCTTCAGGATGCGGATGGTCAAGACCTGCCGTGGGTGGCAGCGTTCTTGGATGAGTGCGAACAGTTCACGGGCCTGGCTGGCAACCGGGATGACCGGGTGGATACCTTGGCATATGCGGTGCTGGAAATGCCGACGTTGGCGGCGAATGGTCCGACCTGGGTGGCAGCGAGTCGCCGGGCCCGACATGGCGCCAGCACATCCGACGATGATGATGATGACGTGAGTGAGTTGCCAACATCTCGACACCGCTGGTGA
- a CDS encoding RusA family crossover junction endodeoxyribonuclease — protein MIELELPWPPSVNSYWRTFQGRMIISREGREYRKAVQALLLPLGPAIRQHATERLAVLLQVFPPDRRRRDLDNLGKALLDALAAAGVYEDDSQIDDFHVIRRRVVSGGKVLVAINVMEETTC, from the coding sequence ATGATCGAGCTCGAATTGCCATGGCCACCGTCGGTCAACAGCTACTGGCGAACCTTCCAAGGCAGAATGATCATCAGCCGGGAAGGGCGAGAGTATCGCAAAGCGGTGCAAGCTCTGCTGCTGCCGCTCGGTCCAGCGATCCGCCAGCACGCCACCGAGCGGCTGGCAGTGTTGCTCCAGGTGTTTCCTCCGGATCGGCGGCGGAGAGACTTGGACAATCTGGGCAAGGCTCTGCTCGACGCCCTCGCTGCGGCGGGGGTTTACGAGGATGACAGTCAGATCGATGATTTTCACGTGATTCGACGGCGGGTCGTGAGCGGCGGCAAGGTCTTGGTGGCGATCAATGTCATGGAGGAGACAACGTGCTGA
- a CDS encoding carbon storage regulator has translation MLILKRYIGQRILLQLPNGQEVTVVVTEIDRRSAAVKVGIEAPRSISIVRAEIAGRVEPAAKVEWDDPVSN, from the coding sequence GTGCTGATTCTGAAGCGATACATCGGGCAGCGGATCTTGCTGCAACTGCCGAACGGCCAGGAAGTTACCGTTGTTGTCACCGAGATTGACCGTCGGTCGGCTGCCGTCAAGGTTGGTATCGAGGCACCCCGGTCGATCAGCATTGTCCGGGCTGAGATTGCTGGCAGGGTGGAGCCAGCGGCCAAGGTAGAGTGGGATGATCCGGTGTCGAACTGA
- a CDS encoding putative metallopeptidase: MDGIEVCTRKNRPDLYEMMKDLIAKHHAHLCEADIVICFNFNWKPDSDGHLKLVEVTRASAVTQCLSAIRVDLIITLNQQHFEKMDDTQKRACLDEALCRCKERQDQSGRTIGYRVSKIDFCGMMENIKRFGPWQTTLKTVQRLLNAEEEPGLFDAVSEEIADAEYELSESATIPMLPEGQSS, translated from the coding sequence ATGGACGGAATCGAAGTCTGCACCCGGAAAAACCGGCCTGATCTGTACGAGATGATGAAGGATCTCATTGCAAAGCATCATGCCCATTTGTGCGAAGCGGACATTGTCATCTGTTTCAACTTCAATTGGAAGCCTGATTCCGACGGGCATCTTAAGCTGGTCGAAGTGACCCGAGCTAGCGCTGTCACCCAATGTCTGTCTGCAATCCGGGTCGATCTGATCATCACTCTGAACCAGCAGCATTTTGAAAAAATGGACGATACGCAGAAACGGGCATGTCTGGATGAAGCCCTTTGCCGTTGTAAAGAACGGCAGGATCAATCCGGAAGGACCATTGGTTATCGGGTCAGCAAAATCGACTTCTGCGGCATGATGGAAAACATCAAGCGGTTCGGCCCATGGCAGACCACGTTGAAAACTGTCCAACGGCTGCTCAACGCCGAGGAGGAGCCGGGTCTGTTTGACGCTGTCTCCGAAGAAATCGCCGACGCCGAATACGAGCTCTCAGAATCGGCAACCATCCCCATGCTGCCGGAGGGCCAATCATCATGA
- a CDS encoding lambda-exonuclease family protein — MKILKLTQGSPDWLAWRQLGIGGSDAPIIMGVSPYSTREKLLGQKLGLVPKDEAYAMRRGSRLEPSARGMYQIREGYSSAEPVCVIHPDFDWCRASLDGLVLGAMDQPSHVLEIKCWSWQKHDYVLNGIVPDEVYPQIQHQLFCCELDRCDLVSYNPSEKFLATGEEYACLTVKADATYQASMFKEELRFWEELNERLRARTVRSGWQAPITEDL; from the coding sequence GTGAAGATCCTGAAGCTCACCCAGGGCAGTCCTGATTGGCTGGCCTGGCGGCAGCTCGGGATCGGAGGCAGTGACGCCCCCATCATCATGGGGGTGTCACCATACTCGACCCGCGAAAAGCTGCTTGGTCAGAAACTGGGATTGGTCCCCAAAGACGAAGCCTATGCCATGCGCCGTGGCAGCCGGCTCGAACCGTCCGCTCGTGGCATGTACCAGATCCGCGAAGGGTACAGTAGCGCCGAGCCCGTCTGCGTCATCCACCCGGATTTCGATTGGTGCCGCGCATCGCTCGATGGGCTTGTGCTCGGCGCGATGGATCAGCCGTCGCATGTGTTGGAGATCAAGTGTTGGTCGTGGCAGAAGCATGACTATGTGCTGAATGGCATCGTTCCCGATGAGGTCTACCCGCAGATCCAGCATCAATTGTTCTGCTGCGAATTGGATCGTTGCGACTTGGTCAGCTACAACCCGAGCGAGAAATTTCTCGCCACGGGCGAAGAGTATGCGTGCCTGACGGTCAAGGCAGACGCTACCTACCAAGCAAGCATGTTCAAGGAGGAACTGCGGTTCTGGGAGGAACTGAACGAACGGCTCCGAGCTCGCACCGTCCGATCCGGGTGGCAGGCACCCATCACGGAGGACCTATGA
- a CDS encoding sigma-70 family RNA polymerase sigma factor, whose product MDFISAQEQRTLIENHINFAKWVVNGIASGFSPRTQRNHYDAMLSEAFLALVAAAKRFNPAKNIKFSTYAGLWIRSYIHQYFCTLPKEMGYGAAITACGEDQPIDFLEQLPSKVIDGWDEEEWQQMLRCLPHRSKRIIELRYRIGLTLQETAANLGITRERVRQLENKALTRILDYGTIPEAP is encoded by the coding sequence TTGGACTTCATCTCCGCCCAAGAGCAAAGGACGCTGATTGAAAATCACATCAACTTTGCCAAATGGGTTGTCAATGGGATAGCGTCCGGCTTTAGCCCTCGTACCCAACGAAACCATTATGACGCGATGCTGAGCGAGGCATTCTTGGCGTTGGTCGCTGCTGCAAAGCGGTTCAACCCAGCCAAGAACATCAAGTTCAGTACCTATGCGGGATTGTGGATTCGCTCTTATATCCACCAGTATTTCTGCACACTGCCAAAGGAAATGGGCTACGGGGCAGCTATCACGGCTTGCGGTGAGGATCAACCAATCGACTTTCTCGAACAGTTGCCGTCGAAGGTGATTGATGGGTGGGATGAGGAAGAATGGCAGCAGATGTTGCGATGCCTGCCGCACCGATCCAAACGCATCATCGAACTGCGGTACAGAATCGGACTTACGCTGCAAGAAACCGCCGCAAATCTTGGCATCACTCGGGAACGGGTACGCCAACTCGAAAACAAGGCACTGACTCGAATCCTGGACTATGGAACCATTCCGGAGGCACCATGA